The following are from one region of the Hydrogenophaga sp. BPS33 genome:
- a CDS encoding YeiH family protein gives MITLSPAAPWARAQALFPGVIACCVIASAAAFLAGQYHAPMMLFALLLGVAMNFLATENSCAAGVAFTARTVLRWGVALLGLRITFGDISALGWQPVAGVVVSVALTIVISIGVARLVGFRTTFGLLSGGATAICGASAALALAAAMPPHPQREKALSFTVIGVSALSTLAMVVYPIIARWLHLDPLQAGIFLGGTIHDVAQVVGAGYSMSKETGDTATVVKLMRVAMLLPVITLTVALMRARTGTVEGGQKPPLLPWFAAVFALLVVVNSLGWIPKPVATAGASLSGWFLVASIAAIGVKTQIRQLMSVGLKPVALMFFETVLMAAIVLGLMHFYG, from the coding sequence ATGATCACACTCTCCCCCGCCGCTCCCTGGGCCCGCGCTCAGGCCCTCTTCCCCGGCGTGATCGCGTGTTGCGTGATCGCCTCGGCCGCCGCTTTTCTGGCGGGGCAATACCACGCCCCCATGATGCTGTTCGCGTTGCTGCTCGGTGTGGCCATGAACTTCCTGGCCACCGAAAACAGCTGCGCGGCCGGCGTCGCCTTCACGGCCCGCACGGTGCTGCGCTGGGGCGTGGCGCTGCTCGGCCTGCGCATCACCTTCGGCGACATCTCCGCGCTGGGCTGGCAGCCGGTGGCGGGCGTGGTGGTCTCGGTGGCGCTCACCATCGTGATCTCGATCGGCGTGGCGCGCCTGGTGGGCTTTCGCACCACCTTCGGCCTGCTCTCGGGCGGCGCCACCGCGATCTGCGGCGCCTCGGCGGCGCTCGCGCTGGCCGCGGCGATGCCGCCGCACCCCCAGCGCGAGAAAGCGCTGAGCTTCACCGTGATCGGTGTGAGCGCGCTGTCCACGCTGGCCATGGTGGTCTACCCGATCATCGCGCGCTGGCTCCACCTGGATCCCTTGCAAGCCGGCATCTTCCTCGGTGGCACGATCCACGACGTGGCGCAGGTGGTCGGTGCGGGCTACAGCATGTCCAAAGAAACCGGCGACACCGCCACCGTGGTCAAGCTCATGCGCGTGGCGATGTTGCTCCCGGTCATCACCTTGACCGTGGCGCTGATGCGGGCGCGCACCGGCACGGTAGAGGGTGGCCAGAAGCCGCCGTTGCTGCCCTGGTTCGCGGCGGTGTTCGCGCTGCTGGTGGTCGTCAACAGCCTGGGCTGGATTCCGAAACCGGTGGCCACCGCGGGTGCCTCGCTCTCGGGCTGGTTCCTGGTGGCCTCCATCGCCGCCATCGGCGTGAAGACGCAGATCCGGCAACTGATGAGCGTGGGCCTCAAGCCCGTGGCGCTGATGTTTTTCGAGACGGTTTTGATGGCTGCAATCGTGCTGGGGCTGATGCACTTTTACGGCTGA
- a CDS encoding histidine phosphatase family protein, which translates to MMRRRIVLMRHGAVDYFKPDGTPVESHGVPLNAQGRLQADAAGALFAKEGVVFDRVVVSGLPRTEETAQRVLAAAQQSHLALEVAPALAEIRGGSLAALLDDQLRAAFTHPFTVTRDVEAQRFLGGESVGEMLDRVLPAFDALLAREGWDCMLLVLHGGVNRALLSRALAGGRAFFGRLEQSPACINIVDVGTQDMIVRATNLAPTQWVYADERHTSMERLFAQYARTREPA; encoded by the coding sequence ATGATGCGACGCCGGATTGTTCTGATGCGCCACGGCGCCGTGGACTACTTCAAGCCCGATGGCACGCCGGTGGAGAGCCATGGCGTGCCGCTCAATGCACAGGGCCGCCTGCAGGCCGATGCGGCCGGTGCCCTGTTCGCGAAAGAGGGCGTGGTGTTCGACCGCGTCGTGGTCAGCGGACTGCCGCGCACCGAGGAAACGGCGCAGCGCGTGCTGGCCGCAGCCCAGCAGAGCCACCTGGCACTGGAGGTGGCGCCCGCGCTGGCGGAAATCCGGGGTGGCTCGCTGGCCGCTCTCCTGGACGATCAGCTCAGGGCGGCGTTCACCCATCCCTTCACGGTGACCCGCGATGTGGAGGCCCAGCGTTTTCTGGGCGGCGAGTCGGTCGGTGAAATGCTGGACCGCGTGTTGCCCGCTTTCGACGCGCTGCTGGCCCGCGAGGGTTGGGACTGCATGCTGCTGGTGCTGCACGGCGGCGTGAACCGCGCCCTGTTATCGCGCGCGCTGGCCGGGGGGCGGGCCTTCTTCGGCCGTCTGGAGCAATCACCGGCCTGCATCAACATCGTGGATGTGGGCACCCAGGACATGATCGTGCGGGCCACCAACCTCGCACCCACGCAATGGGTGTATGCCGACGAGCGCCACACCTCGATGGAGCGCCTCTTCGCGCAGTACGCGCGGACGCGCGAACCGGCTTAA
- a CDS encoding 3-(methylthio)propionyl-CoA ligase produces MQGLMMDQPLLVSSLLRHAERHHGSQEIVSRRVEGDIHRYAYRDMAARSRCLANALGSLNVAPGTVVGTLAWNGYRHLELYFAVSGTGAVLHTLNPRLHPDQLAWIANHAEDQVLFFDLTFLPILESIAPRLKTVTTFVAMTDRAHMPASTTLPNVVCYEDLVDAHDDRYEWPVFDENTASSLCYTSGTTGDPKGVLYSHRSTLLHTYGAALPDFHNLSARDVVLPVVPMFHVNAWGLPYTASMVGAKLVFPGAALDGKSLYELFEAERATFTCGVPTVWQALLAHVEQHGLKFHHLKRVGIGGSACPPAMLASFERGHGIDVMHGWGMTETSPLCSASTLKLQHDGMDLDQQLHVKAKQGRVLFGVDMKITDDAGADLPWDGQTSGNLVVRGPWVLNRYFKNTENSPLQDGWFPTGDVASIDPEGYMQITDRSKDVIKSGGEWIGSIDLENVAMSHPAVDMAACIGVPHPKWDERPLLVVQCKPGKAVSRDELLAFYAGKIAKWWTPDDVVFVERIPLGTTGKMLKSQLRDQFRSHRLPTV; encoded by the coding sequence ATGCAAGGACTCATGATGGACCAGCCGCTGCTGGTCTCTTCGCTGCTCCGGCACGCGGAGCGCCACCACGGCAGCCAGGAAATCGTGTCGCGCCGGGTCGAGGGTGACATCCACCGATACGCATACCGCGACATGGCGGCGCGCAGCCGCTGCCTGGCCAACGCGCTGGGCTCGCTGAACGTCGCGCCCGGCACGGTGGTGGGCACGCTGGCCTGGAACGGCTACCGGCATCTGGAGCTCTACTTCGCGGTCTCCGGCACCGGCGCGGTGCTGCACACGCTCAATCCCCGGCTGCACCCGGACCAGCTCGCGTGGATCGCGAACCACGCCGAAGACCAGGTGCTGTTCTTCGACCTCACGTTCCTGCCCATCCTGGAGTCGATCGCACCGCGACTGAAGACGGTCACCACCTTCGTGGCCATGACGGACCGCGCGCACATGCCCGCGTCCACCACCCTGCCGAATGTCGTCTGCTACGAGGACCTGGTCGACGCCCATGACGACCGCTACGAGTGGCCTGTGTTCGACGAGAACACCGCGTCATCGCTGTGCTACACGAGCGGCACCACGGGCGACCCCAAGGGCGTGCTCTACAGCCACCGGTCGACCCTCCTCCACACCTACGGCGCGGCGCTGCCCGACTTCCACAACCTCAGCGCGCGCGACGTGGTGCTGCCGGTCGTGCCGATGTTCCACGTCAACGCCTGGGGCCTGCCCTACACCGCCAGCATGGTCGGTGCCAAGCTGGTGTTTCCGGGCGCCGCGCTCGACGGCAAGTCGCTCTACGAACTCTTCGAAGCCGAGCGCGCGACGTTCACCTGTGGCGTGCCCACCGTCTGGCAGGCGCTGCTGGCGCATGTCGAGCAACACGGCTTGAAGTTCCACCACCTCAAGCGCGTAGGCATTGGTGGCTCGGCGTGTCCACCCGCCATGCTCGCGTCGTTCGAGCGGGGTCACGGCATTGACGTGATGCACGGTTGGGGAATGACGGAGACCAGCCCGCTGTGCTCGGCCTCCACGCTCAAGTTGCAGCACGACGGCATGGACCTCGACCAGCAGTTGCATGTCAAGGCCAAGCAGGGCCGCGTGCTGTTTGGCGTCGACATGAAGATCACGGACGACGCCGGTGCCGATCTGCCCTGGGATGGCCAGACCTCCGGCAACCTGGTCGTGCGCGGCCCCTGGGTGCTGAACCGTTACTTCAAGAACACCGAAAACTCGCCGCTGCAGGACGGCTGGTTCCCCACCGGCGACGTGGCGTCGATCGACCCCGAGGGCTACATGCAGATCACCGACCGCAGCAAGGACGTGATCAAGTCGGGCGGCGAATGGATCGGCTCGATCGACCTGGAGAACGTGGCGATGTCCCATCCCGCGGTCGACATGGCCGCGTGCATCGGTGTGCCGCACCCCAAGTGGGACGAGCGCCCGCTGCTGGTGGTGCAGTGCAAACCCGGCAAGGCCGTGAGCCGCGACGAGTTGCTGGCGTTCTACGCCGGCAAGATCGCCAAGTGGTGGACGCCGGACGACGTGGTCTTCGTCGAGCGCATCCCACTCGGCACGACCGGAAAGATGCTCAAGTCTCAACTGCGCGATCAGTTCCGCAGCCACCGCCTGCCCACCGTTTGA
- a CDS encoding GntR family transcriptional regulator, translating into MIAEKLREPDPKMNRFHLADVRALIAPGEPMVMAVEQTLAHGHGWSRSAAPVAERIAISIAGAIVCDHLSPGQRLPEKELSAALGVSRAPTREAMRILERERLVDFQARRGCVVAELDEKEVMELFAVRSTLHEILFAQLMAEQRPALASLIAQRLARLDALQHGPTDHYAVGSYLLNLSIVHLCGNRLVADLLTSIALRTLRHLRRGHATFPASVARSLHSWRAIHRAVMLGDTARVLTLIQERTDDARTASLNAVRAKDQKNH; encoded by the coding sequence ATGATCGCTGAAAAGCTTCGGGAGCCAGACCCAAAGATGAACAGGTTCCACCTCGCCGATGTCCGCGCGCTGATCGCCCCGGGTGAACCCATGGTGATGGCGGTCGAACAGACGCTCGCGCACGGCCACGGATGGTCGCGCTCGGCCGCGCCGGTGGCCGAGCGGATCGCGATTTCCATCGCCGGCGCCATCGTCTGCGACCATCTGTCGCCCGGGCAACGCCTGCCCGAGAAGGAACTCTCGGCCGCCCTGGGGGTGAGCCGCGCGCCGACCCGCGAGGCGATGCGCATTCTGGAGCGCGAGCGCCTGGTCGACTTCCAGGCGCGCCGCGGCTGCGTCGTCGCCGAGTTGGACGAAAAGGAGGTGATGGAACTCTTTGCGGTGCGCAGCACCCTGCACGAGATCCTGTTCGCGCAGCTGATGGCCGAGCAACGACCCGCCCTGGCCAGCTTGATCGCGCAGCGGCTCGCACGGCTCGATGCGTTGCAGCATGGCCCGACGGACCACTACGCGGTGGGCAGCTACTTGCTGAACCTGTCGATCGTCCACCTGTGCGGCAACCGGCTCGTGGCCGACCTGCTCACCTCGATCGCGCTGCGCACGCTGCGGCACCTGCGGCGCGGCCATGCCACCTTCCCGGCGTCGGTGGCGCGCTCCCTCCACAGCTGGCGCGCGATCCACCGCGCCGTGATGCTGGGCGACACGGCGCGTGTGCTGACCCTGATTCAGGAACGCACGGACGACGCCCGGACCGCATCGCTCAACGCGGTGCGGGCGAAGGACCAGAAAAATCACTAA
- a CDS encoding phosphotransferase gives MDASTQTRPAAVQQDIDAAALERYLSDRIVGFQGPLRVERFSGGQSNPTYLLVTDGARYVMRTKPAPAAMLLPSAHAIEREYRVMEALAGTDVPVAAVHLLCEDESVIGRAFYVMAFVEGRVLWDQSLAGMAPEERSAIYDEMHRVIAALHRVDPAAIGLADYGRPGNYFERQIARWTRQYQTSAMAPIREMDALIAWLPKNIPPSAREHTRPAIVHGDYRLDNLMFHPTEPRVLAVLDWELSTLGHPLADFSYLCMYWHIPHRTERGIGGLDLAALGIPDEADYLRRYGERTGRTDVQAVAADWNFYLAYNLFRLAAILQGVARRAEDGVAANAQAREAGALARPLAELAWTFAARHHPPALPIGA, from the coding sequence ATGGATGCGTCCACGCAAACCCGTCCTGCCGCGGTCCAGCAAGACATTGATGCCGCCGCTCTCGAACGCTATCTGAGCGACCGGATCGTGGGGTTTCAGGGACCGCTGCGCGTGGAGCGTTTCAGCGGCGGCCAATCCAATCCCACCTACCTGCTGGTGACCGACGGCGCCCGCTACGTCATGCGGACCAAGCCAGCGCCCGCCGCGATGTTGCTGCCGTCCGCGCACGCGATCGAGCGCGAGTACCGGGTCATGGAGGCGCTGGCCGGCACCGATGTGCCCGTGGCCGCTGTGCACCTGCTGTGCGAAGACGAGTCGGTGATCGGCCGTGCGTTTTACGTCATGGCCTTTGTCGAAGGCCGGGTGCTGTGGGACCAGTCGCTGGCGGGCATGGCACCCGAGGAACGCAGCGCCATCTACGATGAGATGCATCGGGTGATCGCTGCGCTGCACCGTGTCGATCCGGCCGCGATTGGCCTGGCCGACTACGGTCGCCCGGGCAACTACTTCGAGCGCCAGATCGCGCGCTGGACACGCCAATACCAGACCAGCGCGATGGCGCCGATCCGCGAGATGGACGCGTTGATCGCCTGGCTGCCGAAGAACATTCCGCCCAGCGCGCGCGAACACACGCGGCCCGCGATCGTGCATGGCGACTACCGCCTCGACAACCTGATGTTCCACCCCACCGAGCCGCGCGTTCTGGCGGTGCTCGACTGGGAGCTGTCCACGCTGGGGCATCCCCTCGCCGACTTCAGCTACCTGTGCATGTACTGGCACATTCCGCACCGGACCGAGCGTGGCATCGGCGGGCTGGACCTGGCGGCGCTGGGCATACCCGACGAAGCCGACTACCTGCGACGCTATGGCGAACGCACCGGCCGCACCGATGTGCAGGCCGTCGCCGCCGACTGGAATTTCTACCTGGCCTACAACCTGTTCCGCCTGGCCGCGATCCTGCAGGGTGTGGCCCGCCGGGCCGAGGATGGCGTGGCTGCGAACGCGCAGGCGCGCGAAGCCGGCGCGCTGGCGCGGCCGCTGGCCGAGCTGGCCTGGACATTCGCGGCGCGGCACCACCCGCCCGCTCTACCCATCGGAGCTTGA
- a CDS encoding amidohydrolase family protein, which translates to MSDFQARFDRLAGKIIDFRLRPPTGPYRTFFTPNVVGNVNRIMGHAVPRSYAISTEPWPHSEDRALAALVSEMDSVGVRLGLMNGRHNVNRPVPVHIEDTDLQALTERTNRRLLGLAGIDFDKPMADILAGIDVAVKEMGLVGICLEPGLARTPMYADDEKLFPLYERVAELNVPLLFMTGPLAGPDISHTDPVRFDRVARRYSTMPVILGHGCYPYVNEAVALAFKSDVTGLMNVFVSPDVYAFAPGGQAYVDGINWLPKRFIYASAYSFFGVDDSVRDTLNLPIKDSALDDYMYRNAEEILRKVPGALA; encoded by the coding sequence ATGAGCGACTTCCAAGCCCGCTTCGACCGCCTGGCCGGCAAGATCATCGACTTCCGCCTGCGCCCCCCCACCGGTCCGTACCGCACCTTCTTCACCCCCAACGTGGTGGGCAACGTCAACCGCATCATGGGTCACGCCGTGCCCCGTTCGTACGCCATCTCCACCGAACCCTGGCCGCATTCGGAAGACCGCGCCCTGGCCGCGCTGGTCTCCGAGATGGACTCCGTGGGCGTGCGCTTGGGGCTCATGAACGGACGCCACAACGTCAACCGCCCCGTGCCGGTGCACATCGAGGACACCGACCTGCAGGCGTTGACCGAGCGCACCAACCGGCGCTTGCTGGGCCTGGCCGGCATCGACTTCGACAAGCCGATGGCGGACATCCTGGCCGGTATCGACGTGGCGGTGAAAGAGATGGGCCTGGTGGGCATCTGCCTGGAACCAGGGCTGGCGCGCACGCCGATGTACGCCGATGACGAGAAACTGTTCCCGTTGTACGAGCGCGTGGCCGAGTTGAATGTGCCGCTGCTGTTCATGACCGGTCCGCTGGCAGGCCCCGACATCAGCCACACCGACCCGGTGCGCTTTGACCGCGTGGCGCGGCGCTACTCCACCATGCCGGTGATCCTGGGCCACGGCTGCTACCCGTATGTGAACGAGGCGGTGGCGCTGGCGTTCAAGAGCGACGTGACCGGTTTGATGAACGTGTTCGTCTCGCCAGACGTGTACGCCTTCGCCCCCGGTGGCCAGGCCTATGTGGACGGCATCAACTGGTTGCCCAAGCGCTTCATCTACGCCTCGGCGTATTCCTTCTTCGGTGTGGACGACTCCGTGCGCGACACGCTGAACCTGCCCATCAAGGACTCGGCCCTGGACGACTACATGTACCGCAACGCAGAGGAAATTCTTCGCAAAGTCCCAGGAGCATTGGCATGA
- a CDS encoding TauD/TfdA dioxygenase family protein, with amino-acid sequence MSLRITPLTGNVGASVEGINLNEPMAPEVFRELNAAFLRYCTLVFRDQFVGPEAQIAFARQWGEPVVTAGLSKLQLAATPEVVQITKIPKATSSTEAWHYDSPFTAVPPKLSILSAQVVPNGGDTMWTNQYVAYDRLSEGMKRMLAGVRVRFRGVRLARMQGIADKDIACAVHPLVRTHPETGGKVLYIAQSDNIESFDGMTPEETRPLLDYLYAHCTQPDNIYRHMWRVGDVVMWDNRCTMHYAVHDYGEQERVLNRVTLKGEVPV; translated from the coding sequence ATGAGCTTGCGTATCACGCCCCTCACGGGAAACGTCGGTGCCTCGGTCGAAGGCATCAACCTCAACGAACCCATGGCGCCCGAGGTGTTCCGCGAATTGAACGCCGCGTTCCTGAGGTACTGCACGCTGGTGTTTCGGGACCAGTTCGTCGGCCCTGAAGCGCAGATCGCCTTCGCGCGCCAGTGGGGCGAGCCGGTGGTCACGGCAGGGCTCAGCAAGCTCCAGTTGGCCGCGACCCCGGAAGTGGTGCAGATCACGAAGATCCCGAAGGCCACGTCGTCCACCGAAGCGTGGCACTACGACAGCCCGTTCACGGCCGTACCGCCCAAGCTCTCGATCCTTTCGGCGCAGGTGGTGCCCAACGGGGGCGACACGATGTGGACCAACCAGTACGTCGCGTACGACCGCCTCTCCGAAGGCATGAAGCGCATGCTCGCGGGCGTGCGGGTGCGCTTTCGTGGCGTGCGGCTGGCGCGCATGCAGGGCATTGCGGACAAGGACATCGCCTGCGCCGTCCACCCGCTGGTGCGCACCCACCCCGAAACCGGCGGCAAGGTGCTCTACATCGCGCAAAGCGACAACATCGAGAGCTTCGATGGCATGACGCCGGAGGAAACCAGGCCCTTGCTGGACTACCTGTACGCGCACTGCACCCAGCCGGACAACATCTACCGCCACATGTGGCGCGTGGGCGATGTGGTGATGTGGGACAACCGCTGCACCATGCACTACGCGGTGCATGACTACGGCGAACAGGAGCGCGTGCTCAACCGCGTCACGCTCAAAGGCGAAGTGCCGGTGTAA
- a CDS encoding GntR family transcriptional regulator yields MPAKTPSSSIAKPQPDDTAEGRSHALSALLMPKNGLMMAVEQALLRGDGAHASPPIAEQIAARLAGLIALDLLQPGQRLFETDISEILHVSRSPVREAIRILERDRLVEMSARRGATVTAPEERGLQDIFEVRTALYAILLEQVIAERPKDLDTVFEQFLPRLVQASSETPEAYAVQSFLFNLAIADLCSNHLVVDQLKAISLRTLRYVRLGLVSSPELVPRSVKSWRALHAAVLKRDVPLSIERSTQRIGAVLDLTVRAIRQSQPAANKGRARA; encoded by the coding sequence ATGCCCGCCAAAACCCCTTCCTCGTCCATCGCCAAACCGCAACCCGATGACACGGCCGAGGGCCGTTCGCATGCGCTGTCGGCTTTGCTGATGCCCAAAAACGGTCTGATGATGGCCGTCGAACAGGCCCTTCTGCGGGGCGATGGCGCACATGCCTCTCCGCCGATTGCCGAGCAGATCGCCGCGCGCCTGGCCGGCTTGATCGCGCTGGATCTGCTCCAGCCGGGCCAGCGCCTGTTCGAAACCGACATCAGCGAGATCTTGCACGTCAGCCGCAGCCCGGTGCGCGAGGCGATCCGCATCCTTGAGCGCGACCGTCTGGTGGAAATGAGCGCCCGCCGAGGTGCCACGGTGACCGCACCTGAAGAGCGCGGCCTCCAGGACATCTTCGAGGTGCGAACCGCCCTGTATGCGATTCTTCTGGAACAGGTGATCGCAGAACGGCCCAAAGACCTCGACACGGTGTTCGAGCAGTTCCTGCCACGTCTCGTGCAGGCCTCGTCCGAAACGCCCGAGGCTTATGCCGTGCAGAGCTTTCTGTTCAACCTGGCCATCGCCGATCTGTGCAGCAACCACCTGGTCGTCGATCAGCTCAAGGCCATCTCGCTGCGCACCTTGCGCTATGTCCGCCTGGGTCTGGTGAGCTCACCCGAGCTGGTGCCGCGTTCGGTCAAGAGCTGGCGCGCGCTTCACGCCGCGGTATTGAAACGGGACGTGCCGCTCAGCATCGAAAGGTCCACCCAGCGCATCGGTGCGGTCCTCGATCTCACGGTCAGGGCGATCCGGCAGTCGCAGCCCGCGGCCAACAAGGGCCGCGCACGCGCTTAA
- a CDS encoding zinc-binding dehydrogenase has product MKAMRIVPGPQGGHLEYLEVPMPTAGPGQVVVRVMASGLNRGEIKMVREAKAGAHRAAGVEFAGVVHSVGPDVTQVRVGDHVAGHGGGGQAEYVLAAARALMPVPRTLGWAEAAAFPNVFITAHDALIVNGELRKGETVLVNAAASGVGLAVIQLAALMGASKIFATSRSAEKAARLKAYGVTHPIDVSTQDQTAAVMAATDGRGVDIVIDMVGAPVFEANIQSLAVKGRLVNLARMGGNVATFDMTELWMKRLKLIGATFRTRSEEERLRCIEDCARDTLPLLEAGRLQLPVDRVYRLEDMAEAHAYMETDQHVGKIVLAVDPSVAADAPLAASVAGG; this is encoded by the coding sequence ATGAAAGCAATGCGAATCGTCCCCGGCCCACAAGGCGGCCACCTGGAATATCTGGAAGTTCCCATGCCCACGGCGGGCCCCGGCCAGGTGGTCGTGCGCGTGATGGCATCGGGCCTGAACCGCGGCGAGATCAAGATGGTTCGCGAAGCCAAGGCCGGTGCACACCGCGCGGCGGGCGTGGAATTCGCCGGGGTGGTCCACAGCGTCGGCCCCGACGTCACCCAGGTGCGCGTGGGCGACCACGTCGCGGGCCACGGCGGTGGTGGCCAGGCCGAATACGTGCTGGCCGCCGCGCGCGCGCTGATGCCGGTGCCACGCACGCTGGGATGGGCCGAAGCTGCCGCCTTCCCCAACGTGTTCATCACGGCCCACGATGCGCTCATCGTGAACGGCGAATTGCGCAAGGGCGAAACCGTGCTGGTCAACGCCGCGGCGAGTGGCGTGGGCCTGGCCGTGATCCAGCTCGCCGCCCTGATGGGCGCGAGCAAGATCTTCGCGACCTCGCGCTCGGCCGAGAAAGCGGCGCGCCTGAAGGCCTATGGGGTGACGCACCCCATCGATGTTTCGACGCAGGACCAGACCGCGGCGGTGATGGCCGCCACCGATGGCCGTGGCGTGGACATCGTCATCGACATGGTGGGCGCCCCGGTGTTCGAAGCCAACATCCAGTCGCTCGCCGTGAAGGGCCGGCTCGTCAACCTCGCCCGCATGGGTGGCAACGTAGCGACCTTCGACATGACCGAGCTGTGGATGAAAAGGCTCAAGCTGATCGGCGCCACCTTCCGCACGCGCAGCGAGGAAGAGCGCCTGCGCTGCATCGAAGACTGCGCGCGCGACACGCTCCCCTTGCTCGAAGCGGGCCGCCTCCAGTTGCCCGTGGACCGGGTCTACCGGCTCGAAGACATGGCCGAGGCCCACGCCTACATGGAGACCGACCAGCACGTCGGAAAGATCGTGCTGGCCGTGGACCCGAGCGTCGCGGCCGATGCGCCCCTGGCTGCGTCGGTAGCGGGAGGCTGA
- a CDS encoding TauD/TfdA dioxygenase family protein, with amino-acid sequence MKVEQLTACIGAEVSGVNLGDVSRDDGLFAEMRALLLKHRVLFLRDQDITRAEHVAFARRFGDLEDHPVAGSDPDHPGLVQVYRSEEKNPYENNWHTDGLWRPNPPMGAVLRCIECPPVGGDTIWVNMVQAYAMLPEDVKKKIANLRAISSIEHSFGSVMDVQARQKLGRENPPVEHPVVRTHPETGEKILYVGSFTTHFVNFHTPENVRYGIDKNPGAGQLLQYLHSQATIPEYQVRFRWRPNSVAIWDNRATHHYAVMDYWPQPRKMERAGIVGDVPY; translated from the coding sequence ATGAAAGTCGAACAACTGACGGCCTGTATCGGGGCCGAAGTTTCTGGCGTGAACCTGGGCGATGTGTCGCGCGACGACGGCCTGTTTGCCGAAATGAGAGCGTTGCTGCTGAAGCACCGCGTTCTGTTTCTTCGGGACCAGGACATCACGCGCGCCGAACACGTGGCGTTCGCGCGCCGCTTCGGCGATCTGGAAGACCATCCCGTGGCCGGCAGCGACCCCGACCATCCCGGCCTCGTGCAGGTCTACCGCAGCGAAGAAAAGAACCCCTACGAGAACAACTGGCACACCGACGGCCTGTGGCGGCCGAACCCGCCGATGGGCGCGGTGCTGCGCTGTATCGAGTGCCCGCCGGTGGGTGGCGACACGATCTGGGTGAACATGGTCCAGGCTTACGCCATGCTGCCCGAAGACGTGAAGAAGAAGATCGCGAACCTGCGTGCGATCTCGAGCATCGAGCACTCGTTTGGCTCCGTGATGGACGTGCAGGCGCGCCAAAAACTCGGCCGGGAGAACCCGCCCGTTGAACACCCGGTCGTGCGCACGCACCCCGAGACCGGCGAGAAGATCCTGTACGTGGGCAGCTTCACGACGCACTTCGTCAACTTCCATACGCCGGAGAACGTGCGTTACGGCATCGACAAGAACCCCGGCGCGGGCCAGTTGCTGCAGTACCTGCACAGCCAGGCGACGATCCCGGAATACCAGGTGCGTTTCCGGTGGCGCCCGAACAGCGTGGCGATCTGGGACAACCGCGCCACGCACCACTACGCCGTCATGGACTACTGGCCGCAGCCGCGCAAAATGGAGCGGGCCGGCATCGTGGGCGACGTGCCGTACTGA
- a CDS encoding SDR family NAD(P)-dependent oxidoreductase, translating into MTSSPIANPFSLEGRTVLVTGAGRGIGGSCARTLARAGAEVWLMARSAAEIEEVADRIRAEGGRAHAAPCDVTDTAAVRAVIARIPTLDVLVNNAGTNTPEPFLDVREERLDFLLNLNVRAMFLAAQAAARKMLEHPERAARGGAIVNMTSQMGHVGQSLRSVYVMAKHALEGLTKATALELAPQGIRVVSIAPTMIETPMIAERMASPDFAERVVARIPIGRVGQPDEVANAVLFAASPAASLVTGSTIFVDGGWTAQ; encoded by the coding sequence ATGACCTCATCCCCCATCGCGAATCCCTTCTCCCTTGAAGGCCGGACCGTGCTCGTCACCGGTGCGGGCCGTGGCATCGGCGGCAGTTGCGCCCGCACGCTGGCGCGTGCCGGTGCGGAGGTGTGGCTGATGGCGCGCAGCGCGGCCGAGATCGAAGAAGTCGCCGACCGGATCCGTGCCGAGGGTGGTCGCGCCCACGCCGCGCCCTGTGATGTGACGGACACGGCGGCGGTGCGTGCCGTGATCGCCCGCATCCCCACGCTCGACGTGCTGGTGAACAACGCGGGCACCAACACCCCGGAACCCTTTCTCGACGTGAGAGAGGAACGGCTGGACTTTCTGCTCAACCTGAATGTGCGGGCGATGTTCCTGGCGGCGCAGGCGGCCGCGCGCAAGATGCTCGAGCACCCGGAGCGTGCCGCGCGCGGTGGCGCAATCGTCAACATGACGTCACAGATGGGCCATGTGGGGCAGAGCTTGCGCAGCGTCTACGTCATGGCCAAGCACGCGCTGGAAGGGCTGACCAAGGCCACCGCGCTGGAACTGGCACCGCAAGGGATTCGTGTGGTCTCGATCGCACCCACGATGATCGAGACACCCATGATCGCCGAGCGCATGGCCAGCCCCGACTTCGCCGAGCGTGTTGTCGCGCGCATCCCCATCGGCCGTGTCGGACAGCCCGACGAGGTCGCCAACGCCGTGCTGTTCGCGGCCTCCCCGGCCGCATCGCTGGTGACCGGCAGCACCATCTTCGTCGATGGCGGCTGGACGGCGCAGTGA